A window from Mixophyes fleayi isolate aMixFle1 chromosome 12, aMixFle1.hap1, whole genome shotgun sequence encodes these proteins:
- the MRPL24 gene encoding large ribosomal subunit protein uL24m produces MRLTALVAMTSKVVKLPRDYRFGTSRPSTVAAQKRNPPGKRRSKIFVEPITKDQWQYFRGDVVEVLNGKDAGKQGKVTQVIRARNWVVVENINTHFRYIGKSADYWGQYVASEAPLLVQNVSLVDPTDRKPTEVEWRYTEEGERVRVSLRTGRIVSKPEFQRRDGIIPEQWKDGPKDTSVEDALERTYVPSLKLFQEEIMEKMGIVENRRHRTSFWY; encoded by the exons ATGCGTCTGACGGCTCTTGTGGCCATGACCTCTAAGGTGGTCAAGTTGCCTCGCGATTACCGCTTTGGCACAAGTCGGCCATCTACCGTAGCTGCTCAGAAGAGAAACCCCCCTGGCAAGAGGAGGTCTAAAATATTTGTAGAGCCCATCACCAAAGATCAATGGCAATATTTTCGTGGAGATGTA GTTGAAGTCCTCAATGGCAAAGATGCTGGAAAACAAGGGAAGGTGACGCAAGTTATCCGAGCCCGAAACTGGGTCGTGGTGGAAAATATAAACACG CACTTTCGTTACATTGGCAAGTCAGCTGACTACTGGGGGCAGTATGTGGCTAGTGAGGCCCCCCTCCTTGTACAGAACGTGTCTTTGGTTGATCCTACAGACAG GAAGCCTACAGAGGTAGAATGGCGATACACAGAAGAGGGCGAGCGGGTGAGAGTGTCTTTGAGAACCGGGCGCATCGTTAGCAAACCTGAGTTCCAGAGACGAGACGGGATTATCCCGGAGCAGTGGAAAG atggTCCCAAAGACACCTCAGTAGAGGACGCCCTGGAGAGGACCTACGTACCCTCCCTTAAACTCTTTCAAGAGGAAATCATGGAAAAAATGGGCATTGTAGAAAACAGACGACACAGAACATCGTTCTGGTACTAA